A region from the Rufibacter sp. DG15C genome encodes:
- the menC gene encoding o-succinylbenzoate synthase: MPFVLTPFQRALQFKFDARTSRGAMQTHQAHFIRVHHTDNPAKQGWGECSPLPGLSPDYSADFFELLQTLCQQYNALESDSYEDEKGFAFWKSLEQWPSVNFGFETAFVDYMRGGDFQLYPSAFARSEQGIKINGLVWMGDPAFMREQIKKKLAQGFTCLKLKIGGLDFAQELSILEEIRRVASPEAMELRLDANGAFDPTEALFKLDQLARFSIHSIEQPIRQGQGKEMREVCQHSPIPVALDEELIGVVGKENRWELLKALEPAYIIIKPTLVGGLTASREWIQVAQSMQVDWWMTSALESNIGLNAIAQFAASFQNPLPQGLGTGQLYHNNLASPLEIRGEELWYAKDKAWELPT; encoded by the coding sequence ATGCCCTTCGTCCTGACCCCCTTTCAGAGAGCCCTACAGTTCAAGTTTGACGCCCGCACCTCGCGCGGGGCTATGCAGACGCACCAGGCCCATTTTATACGGGTGCACCACACGGATAATCCAGCTAAGCAGGGGTGGGGAGAATGCTCGCCGCTGCCAGGTCTCAGTCCAGATTATTCCGCAGATTTTTTTGAATTGCTGCAAACGCTTTGCCAGCAGTACAATGCCCTGGAAAGTGATTCTTATGAGGATGAAAAAGGGTTTGCCTTCTGGAAGAGTCTAGAGCAGTGGCCTTCTGTGAACTTCGGGTTTGAGACGGCTTTTGTGGACTACATGCGCGGCGGCGATTTTCAGTTGTACCCCAGCGCCTTCGCCCGGTCTGAACAGGGCATCAAAATAAACGGGTTGGTGTGGATGGGCGACCCAGCGTTCATGCGGGAGCAGATTAAGAAGAAGCTGGCGCAAGGATTTACTTGTCTAAAACTAAAGATTGGTGGCTTGGACTTTGCGCAGGAGCTGAGTATTCTGGAAGAAATAAGAAGAGTTGCCAGCCCCGAAGCAATGGAGCTGCGGCTAGACGCCAATGGAGCTTTTGACCCAACTGAAGCACTTTTTAAGTTAGACCAACTGGCCAGGTTTTCCATCCATTCCATTGAACAGCCCATCAGACAAGGACAAGGGAAAGAGATGCGCGAGGTTTGCCAGCACTCGCCCATTCCTGTGGCGCTGGATGAGGAGTTGATTGGCGTGGTAGGCAAGGAGAATCGTTGGGAACTGCTAAAAGCCCTGGAGCCTGCCTACATCATCATCAAACCTACCTTGGTGGGCGGCCTTACCGCCAGCCGAGAATGGATACAGGTGGCGCAATCCATGCAAGTGGATTGGTGGATGACCTCGGCGCTGGAGTCTAACATTGGGCTCAACGCCATTGCGCAATTTGCCGCCAGCTTCCAAAACCCCTTGCCGCAAGGACTGGGCACGGGACAATTGTACCATAACAACCTGGCTTCACCATTAGAAATAAGAGGCGAGGAACTCTGGTACGCCAAAGACAAAGCATGGGAACTGCCTACCTAG
- the egtB gene encoding ergothioneine biosynthesis protein EgtB — protein MSTPDQGISATLLARFQSIRKQTEDLCAPLTPEDTVMQPMVDVSPPKWHLGHTTWFFETFILKPHAPNYQEFHPQYGFLFNSYYNTLGSRVNRAERGTLSRPPLADILAYRRHVNKAMETLLQSDFLPENEDKTPLFELGLQHEQQHQELLVTDIKYILSCNPMLPAYLPESNPDFGLKPGKQPKNEWVTVPAGLYQIGHQGDGFCFDNELNQHQVYLAEFKARAWLVTNQEYLRFIEAGGYQNFVYWLGEGWDLVQLQQWEAPLYWLKQDDEWFQYTLHGLQKLDLQAPVTHISFYEAQAYANWSSNRLLTEFEWEALAQLHAGSPAAGNFLESQKLQPQQAFQADENVLVVQLLGDAWEWTYSAYLPYPGFETAPGAIGEYNGKFMINQMVLRGGSCATPQSHIRITYRNFFHPDKRWQFTGIRLAQK, from the coding sequence ATGTCTACGCCCGATCAAGGTATATCTGCCACCCTCTTGGCCCGTTTCCAGAGCATCAGAAAGCAAACAGAAGACCTATGCGCCCCACTCACGCCAGAGGATACGGTCATGCAGCCCATGGTGGATGTGAGTCCGCCTAAATGGCACCTGGGGCACACCACGTGGTTTTTTGAGACCTTCATCTTAAAACCGCATGCGCCAAATTACCAAGAGTTTCACCCGCAGTACGGTTTTCTGTTCAACTCCTACTACAACACCCTGGGCAGCCGCGTGAACCGCGCCGAGCGGGGCACTTTGTCTAGACCTCCCCTGGCAGATATTCTGGCCTACCGCCGGCATGTAAACAAAGCCATGGAGACGCTGCTGCAAAGTGATTTCCTACCTGAGAACGAAGACAAAACCCCGCTATTTGAACTGGGACTGCAGCATGAGCAACAGCACCAAGAACTCCTGGTCACCGACATCAAATACATTCTCTCCTGCAACCCCATGCTGCCCGCGTATCTGCCAGAATCTAACCCTGATTTTGGCCTGAAACCTGGAAAACAGCCCAAAAATGAATGGGTCACCGTACCCGCCGGACTCTACCAGATTGGCCATCAGGGTGACGGCTTCTGCTTTGACAATGAGTTGAACCAACACCAAGTGTACCTGGCAGAATTCAAGGCCCGCGCCTGGCTGGTGACCAACCAGGAGTACCTGAGATTCATAGAGGCTGGCGGCTACCAGAACTTTGTGTACTGGCTGGGCGAAGGCTGGGATTTGGTGCAGCTGCAGCAATGGGAGGCGCCTTTGTACTGGCTCAAGCAAGACGATGAATGGTTCCAGTACACTCTGCACGGTTTACAGAAACTAGACCTGCAGGCGCCCGTCACGCACATCAGTTTTTATGAGGCCCAGGCCTATGCCAATTGGAGCAGCAACCGGCTCCTCACCGAATTTGAGTGGGAAGCTCTGGCACAGTTGCACGCCGGAAGCCCCGCCGCTGGAAACTTCCTGGAGTCCCAAAAATTACAACCACAGCAAGCCTTTCAAGCAGATGAGAATGTACTTGTAGTTCAACTCTTAGGCGATGCCTGGGAATGGACGTACAGCGCCTACCTGCCTTACCCGGGTTTTGAAACCGCACCCGGCGCCATTGGCGAATACAATGGCAAGTTCATGATTAACCAAATGGTGTTGCGCGGCGGGTCTTGCGCCACGCCGCAAAGCCATATAAGAATCACCTACCGCAATTTCTTTCACCCCGACAAACGCTGGCAATTCACCGGCATACGTCTGGCCCAGAAATAG
- a CDS encoding pyridoxal phosphate-dependent aminotransferase — protein sequence MDLIPMHLGVSHFTTPKVAVEGLQEALLQNDTYYGPNEGILSLRQAIAKRYLEEDGIPLPESQVLITHGAKHAIHLYLQSLLQPGDEVVILAPYWFAFPDLVRLNGGELVSIPANPEAEYALPVEALQQAITPKTRLVILSNPGNPTGKVYSPEELRVVADLIEAHPNIHVLSDEIYDGLQYERAPYSFLRFEHLRGRVAVVNGFSKSFAMSGWRVGYLIAPFEILEKAGDLQLKTISGVSPLNQAATTQAMTHRQEIWKSFKEELKPKKARVQEVLETITGLQYFVPEASYYYTLDVHNYLRAANPAASYQTAEAWAAAMKEQVGLEVLPGTNMGMPTAVRMSFALPDHILESALLRLKAFLEQ from the coding sequence ATGGACTTAATTCCTATGCATTTGGGCGTTTCGCACTTTACAACGCCTAAGGTGGCAGTGGAGGGCTTGCAGGAGGCGCTCCTACAGAATGACACCTACTACGGCCCAAATGAAGGAATCCTCAGTCTGCGGCAGGCCATTGCCAAGCGGTATTTAGAGGAAGACGGCATCCCGCTGCCCGAAAGCCAGGTGCTCATCACGCACGGGGCGAAGCACGCCATCCATCTGTATTTGCAAAGCCTGTTACAGCCCGGTGACGAGGTAGTCATTTTGGCGCCGTACTGGTTTGCGTTCCCAGACCTAGTGCGTTTGAACGGCGGCGAGTTAGTTTCTATCCCGGCCAATCCCGAGGCGGAGTACGCACTGCCCGTAGAAGCCCTGCAACAAGCCATCACGCCCAAGACCAGGCTTGTTATCCTCTCCAACCCCGGCAACCCGACGGGCAAAGTCTACTCTCCTGAGGAGCTGCGCGTGGTAGCAGACCTAATTGAAGCGCACCCAAACATTCATGTGCTGTCAGATGAGATTTACGACGGCCTGCAGTATGAAAGGGCGCCTTACAGTTTTCTGCGGTTTGAGCATTTGCGCGGCCGCGTGGCCGTAGTGAACGGGTTCTCTAAATCATTTGCCATGTCGGGCTGGCGCGTGGGGTATTTGATTGCTCCTTTTGAAATTTTAGAGAAAGCAGGTGATTTGCAGCTCAAGACCATTTCGGGCGTGTCTCCCTTGAACCAAGCCGCGACTACCCAAGCCATGACCCACCGCCAGGAAATTTGGAAATCATTTAAGGAAGAATTGAAGCCTAAAAAAGCACGCGTGCAGGAGGTCCTTGAAACTATAACTGGCCTTCAGTATTTTGTGCCAGAGGCGAGCTATTACTATACCCTGGATGTACACAATTACCTGCGCGCCGCCAACCCGGCCGCTTCTTACCAAACCGCCGAAGCCTGGGCTGCCGCCATGAAGGAGCAGGTTGGTCTGGAGGTTTTGCCGGGCACCAACATGGGCATGCCTACCGCCGTACGCATGTCCTTCGCCTTGCCGGATCACATCTTAGAAAGTGCCCTGCTTCGTCTTAAGGCCTTTCTGGAGCAATAA
- the egtD gene encoding L-histidine N(alpha)-methyltransferase — MTQIFSNTTSQLINLLPEAVSSDTGLGQDVALGLAEHPKHLSSRFFYDAKGSQLFQQIMKLPEYYLTKLEFQILKQQRKEILYAFGTQEPFQLVDLGAGDAYKTKLLLQELVCQKTDFTFVPLDISPEQLKELLEDLSLRFPELPVTALAAEYFPGLQWLQQNHSERKLILFLGSNLGNFNQKDAQEFLCQIRKNLQPKDRFLLGIDLKKDPEKIRQAYDDAAGVTAAFNLNLLHRINKELQADFDVDQFQHFAEYDPVEGTMRSYLISKQAQEVTVGALNQTFSFEAWETIHTENSYKYSLRQLKEMALSCGLAIDDIFTDASHGFANVLLRPV, encoded by the coding sequence ATGACACAGATTTTCTCCAACACCACCTCGCAGCTCATCAACCTGCTCCCCGAAGCCGTTTCTTCAGACACCGGGCTGGGTCAGGATGTTGCCCTGGGTTTGGCCGAGCATCCTAAGCACCTTTCTTCGCGGTTTTTCTATGATGCCAAGGGCAGCCAGCTGTTCCAGCAGATCATGAAGTTGCCAGAGTATTATTTGACCAAGCTGGAGTTCCAGATTTTAAAGCAGCAGCGCAAGGAGATTCTATACGCCTTCGGGACGCAGGAGCCGTTCCAGCTGGTGGATCTGGGCGCGGGAGATGCCTACAAGACCAAGCTTCTGCTGCAGGAATTGGTGTGCCAGAAAACGGATTTCACGTTTGTGCCCCTGGACATTTCGCCGGAGCAGTTGAAAGAGTTGCTGGAGGACTTGTCTCTCCGTTTTCCGGAGTTACCGGTGACCGCTTTGGCAGCCGAGTATTTCCCGGGCCTGCAGTGGCTCCAGCAGAACCACAGTGAACGCAAACTCATTCTGTTCTTGGGTTCTAATCTTGGGAATTTCAACCAGAAAGACGCACAGGAGTTTCTTTGCCAGATTAGAAAAAACCTGCAGCCAAAGGACCGTTTCTTACTGGGCATTGACCTTAAGAAAGACCCGGAGAAGATACGCCAGGCCTATGACGATGCCGCGGGCGTGACCGCCGCTTTTAACCTCAACCTGTTGCACCGGATCAACAAAGAATTGCAAGCCGATTTTGACGTGGACCAGTTCCAACACTTTGCCGAGTATGACCCCGTGGAAGGTACCATGCGTAGTTACCTCATCAGTAAGCAAGCCCAGGAAGTAACAGTGGGCGCTTTGAATCAAACCTTCAGCTTTGAAGCCTGGGAGACCATCCACACCGAGAACTCTTACAAATATTCTTTGCGGCAACTAAAAGAAATGGCCTTAAGTTGCGGCTTGGCCATTGACGACATCTTCACCGACGCTAGCCACGGCTTCGCAAACGTTCTGTTACGGCCAGTTTAA
- a CDS encoding NAD-dependent deacylase, translating to MSLKKQKVVVLTGAGISAESGLATFRDADGLWEGHDVMEVASPEGWRKNPELVLDFYNQRRKSALDVKPNAAHLALVKLEEKFDVQIITQNVDDLHERAGSTNILHLHGKLFENRSTQDPSLIYPVEGWELKLGDLCEKGSQLRPNIVWFGEPVPLIEQAIEETMTADYLLVIGTSLQVYPAAGLLSYAPHDTPIYLVDPNTPAVSHRRNLTILKEKATEGVPKVVQQLLEF from the coding sequence ATGTCACTAAAAAAACAAAAGGTAGTAGTCTTAACCGGGGCCGGAATCAGCGCCGAAAGCGGTTTGGCCACCTTCCGGGATGCAGATGGGCTTTGGGAAGGACATGACGTGATGGAAGTGGCCTCACCGGAAGGGTGGCGCAAAAACCCGGAGCTGGTGCTGGACTTCTACAACCAACGCCGCAAAAGCGCCTTAGATGTAAAACCCAACGCCGCCCACTTGGCTCTGGTAAAACTGGAAGAAAAGTTTGACGTGCAGATAATCACCCAGAACGTGGATGATCTGCACGAGCGCGCCGGCTCCACAAATATTCTACACCTCCACGGAAAGCTTTTTGAAAACCGTAGTACGCAGGACCCATCGCTCATTTATCCGGTAGAAGGCTGGGAGTTGAAGCTGGGCGACCTTTGCGAGAAAGGGTCCCAGTTACGGCCCAACATTGTCTGGTTCGGGGAGCCGGTGCCCTTGATTGAACAAGCCATAGAAGAAACCATGACTGCTGATTACCTGCTGGTGATTGGCACTTCGTTACAAGTGTATCCGGCGGCCGGACTCCTCTCCTACGCCCCACATGACACGCCCATTTACTTGGTAGATCCTAACACCCCCGCCGTGTCCCACAGAAGAAACCTCACCATCCTCAAAGAAAAAGCCACCGAGGGCGTGCCCAAAGTGGTTCAGCAGTTGCTAGAATTTTAG